From the genome of Sulfitobacter sp. DSM 110093, one region includes:
- a CDS encoding multidrug efflux SMR transporter, which produces MHYLWLFIAIIAETIGTTALQASQQFTRLWPSVAVVVFYLVSFYFMALALKVMPVGIVYAIWSGLGIVCIAAIGYLLFDQRLDGPALLGLSFIITGILIIHLFSGTTTH; this is translated from the coding sequence ATGCATTACCTGTGGCTGTTCATCGCGATCATCGCGGAAACCATCGGCACGACCGCGCTGCAAGCCTCGCAGCAGTTTACCCGGCTTTGGCCCTCGGTGGCGGTGGTCGTATTCTATCTCGTGTCGTTTTATTTCATGGCGCTGGCGCTAAAGGTCATGCCGGTTGGAATCGTCTATGCCATTTGGTCGGGCCTTGGCATCGTCTGCATCGCAGCGATTGGCTACTTACTTTTTGACCAACGGCTTGATGGTCCGGCCCTGCTCGGGCTGAGCTTCATCATCACCGGCATTCTGATAATTCATCTCTTTTCCGGCACCACCACCCATTAA
- a CDS encoding Lrp/AsnC family transcriptional regulator has product MATLDEIDRSILVELQRDAGQSLEVLGAAVNLSRNACWRRIRALETAGIIKGRVTLLDAAKLGLGLSVFIQVRTNAHAPDWLEKFSRVTQSMPEILGVYRMTGDLDYLIRARVADMAGYDQLYQNLIRKVPLSDVSASFVMEEIKETTQLPL; this is encoded by the coding sequence ATGGCAACACTTGATGAGATAGACCGGAGCATTCTGGTAGAATTGCAACGCGACGCGGGCCAATCGCTAGAGGTACTTGGCGCGGCGGTAAACCTGTCGCGCAATGCCTGCTGGCGTCGCATTCGCGCGCTGGAAACGGCGGGTATCATCAAGGGGCGCGTGACATTACTTGACGCGGCCAAGCTTGGGCTTGGGCTTAGCGTCTTTATCCAAGTGCGCACCAACGCCCATGCGCCCGATTGGCTTGAGAAATTCTCCCGCGTTACACAATCCATGCCAGAGATCCTTGGCGTTTACCGTATGACCGGCGATCTTGATTATTTGATCCGGGCGAGGGTTGCGGATATGGCCGGTTACGATCAACTGTATCAAAATCTGATCCGCAAAGTTCCTCTCTCGGATGTCTCGGCCAGTTTCGTGATGGAAGAGATCAAGGAAACCACGCAACTTCCCCTTTGA
- a CDS encoding DUF6356 family protein: MIARIFFDHPAKVDETFFEHMAFALKFSGLLFAAAGAALVHALIPCLFEKTASGIIAKLYARTHNRGQ; this comes from the coding sequence ATGATCGCACGCATCTTTTTCGACCATCCGGCAAAGGTGGATGAGACGTTTTTTGAACATATGGCATTTGCGCTGAAGTTCTCAGGTTTGCTGTTCGCGGCGGCTGGGGCGGCGTTGGTGCACGCGCTCATCCCCTGCTTGTTTGAGAAAACGGCGAGCGGCATTATCGCCAAGCTTTACGCTCGGACCCATAACCGGGGGCAGTAG
- a CDS encoding NADP-dependent isocitrate dehydrogenase — MSKIKVENPIVELDGDEMTRIIWDFIKKKLITPYLDVDLKYYDLGMEVRDETDDQITVDAAHAIQKYGVGVKCATITPDEARVEEFGLKRMYRSPNGTIRNILGGVIFREPIICRNVPRLVPGWTQPIVVGRHAFGDQYRATDFRFPGKGKLTIKFVGDDGETIEKEVFDAPSAGVTMAMYNLDDSIRDFARASFNYGLNRGWPVYLSTKNTILKAYDGRFKDLFQEIFDAEFAEDFKKKSIWYEHRLIDDMVASAMKWSGGYVWACKNYDGDVQSDTVAQGFGSLGLMTSQLMTPDGKIVEAEAAHGTVTRHYRQHQKGEETSTNSIASIYAWTGGLKHRGKLDENSALIHFAETLEKVVVDTVESGYMTKDLALLVGPDQGWLTTMGFLEKVDENLSKALQG, encoded by the coding sequence ATGTCGAAGATTAAGGTAGAAAACCCCATCGTCGAACTCGACGGCGATGAGATGACCCGGATCATCTGGGATTTCATCAAGAAAAAGCTGATCACGCCCTATCTTGACGTTGACCTAAAGTATTACGACCTCGGCATGGAAGTCCGGGATGAGACCGACGATCAGATTACCGTCGACGCAGCCCATGCTATCCAAAAGTACGGCGTTGGCGTGAAATGCGCGACCATCACGCCCGATGAAGCGCGGGTTGAGGAATTTGGCCTCAAGCGCATGTACCGCAGCCCCAATGGCACGATCCGCAATATTCTGGGCGGCGTGATCTTCCGCGAGCCGATCATTTGCCGCAATGTGCCGCGCCTTGTGCCGGGCTGGACCCAGCCGATTGTCGTAGGCCGTCATGCCTTTGGCGACCAATACCGCGCCACCGATTTCCGTTTCCCCGGCAAGGGTAAGCTGACCATCAAGTTCGTTGGCGACGATGGCGAGACCATCGAGAAAGAGGTCTTCGACGCGCCCTCAGCTGGCGTCACCATGGCAATGTACAACCTCGACGATTCGATCCGTGATTTCGCTCGGGCATCCTTCAACTACGGTCTGAACCGCGGCTGGCCGGTGTATCTGTCGACCAAGAACACGATCCTGAAAGCCTATGACGGGCGCTTCAAGGACCTGTTCCAAGAGATCTTTGACGCAGAATTCGCCGAGGATTTCAAAAAGAAGAGCATCTGGTACGAACACCGTCTGATCGACGACATGGTCGCCTCAGCTATGAAATGGTCGGGCGGTTATGTCTGGGCCTGCAAGAACTACGACGGCGACGTGCAGTCCGACACCGTGGCGCAGGGCTTTGGCTCGCTCGGTCTGATGACCAGCCAGTTGATGACACCCGATGGGAAGATCGTGGAGGCCGAGGCCGCGCACGGTACCGTGACGCGCCACTACCGCCAGCACCAGAAGGGCGAGGAAACCTCGACCAACTCCATTGCGTCGATCTACGCATGGACCGGTGGGCTGAAGCACCGTGGCAAACTGGACGAGAACAGCGCCCTGATTCACTTTGCCGAAACGCTGGAAAAGGTCGTGGTGGACACGGTGGAATCGGGCTACATGACCAAAGACCTCGCGCTGTTGGTTGGCCCCGATCAAGGCTGGCTCACCACCATGGGTTTCCTTGAGAAAGTTGACGAGAACCTTAGCAAAGCGCTTCAGGGTTAA
- a CDS encoding HD domain-containing protein, producing MTERLDQQIAFLNEADKLKTILRGTTLCDASRAENSAEHSWHLALYALVLADQAGPEVDINRVIKMLILHDLVEIDAGDNPIFGDYDAADMEAQEQIAADRIFGLLPPDLRDDLRGIWEEFEAAESPSARFAKSLDRFQPPMQNLASGGGSWTDYNVSEAQIEEKVGRKIAIGAPALWAYARARISSFFAEAGP from the coding sequence ATGACCGAACGGCTCGACCAGCAGATCGCCTTTCTGAACGAGGCCGATAAGCTCAAGACCATCCTGCGCGGCACCACTCTGTGCGATGCAAGCCGGGCGGAGAATTCTGCCGAACACTCATGGCACCTGGCTCTCTACGCGCTGGTGCTGGCCGATCAGGCCGGGCCTGAGGTGGACATCAACCGCGTCATCAAAATGCTGATCCTGCACGACCTTGTAGAGATCGATGCGGGCGACAATCCGATCTTTGGCGACTACGATGCCGCCGATATGGAAGCGCAGGAACAAATCGCCGCCGACCGCATCTTTGGCTTGCTACCCCCCGATCTGCGTGATGACCTGCGCGGGATTTGGGAGGAGTTTGAAGCCGCCGAAAGCCCCTCAGCTCGATTTGCCAAATCGCTCGATCGGTTCCAGCCGCCCATGCAGAATCTCGCCTCAGGCGGCGGCAGTTGGACCGACTACAACGTCTCAGAGGCGCAGATCGAAGAGAAGGTGGGCCGCAAGATCGCCATCGGCGCCCCTGCCCTCTGGGCCTACGCCCGCGCCCGTATCAGCAGCTTTTTTGCCGAGGCCGGCCCCTAA
- a CDS encoding alpha/beta hydrolase, which translates to MPEVIFPGPEGRLEGRYHPQKERDAPIAIVLHPHPQFGGTMNHKVVYNLHYAFYNMGFTVLRFNFRGVGRSQGEYDQGIGELSDAASALDYLQSMNNNSKHCWVAGFSFGAWIGMQLLMRRPEITGFISVSPPANMYDFSFLAPCPASGLVINGTADRVAPPADTTNLVSKLHEQKGITITHQEVEGAGHFFEEPHMDTLITSTSDYVKRRLTESTR; encoded by the coding sequence ATGCCCGAGGTTATTTTTCCCGGACCCGAAGGCCGCCTTGAAGGCCGCTACCACCCCCAAAAAGAACGTGACGCCCCGATTGCCATCGTGCTGCATCCGCACCCGCAGTTTGGCGGGACGATGAATCACAAGGTTGTCTATAACCTGCACTATGCGTTCTACAACATGGGTTTCACCGTATTGCGCTTTAACTTCCGTGGCGTAGGCCGCAGCCAAGGCGAATATGACCAAGGCATTGGCGAATTGTCGGATGCCGCCTCGGCGCTCGATTACCTGCAGTCGATGAACAACAACTCCAAGCATTGCTGGGTTGCTGGTTTTTCCTTCGGCGCATGGATCGGCATGCAACTGCTGATGCGCCGGCCCGAGATCACCGGCTTCATCTCGGTCTCGCCGCCCGCAAATATGTACGACTTTTCGTTCCTCGCGCCCTGCCCGGCCTCTGGTCTGGTCATCAACGGCACTGCCGACCGCGTGGCGCCGCCTGCGGACACGACCAATCTGGTCAGCAAGCTGCATGAGCAAAAGGGCATCACGATCACCCATCAGGAGGTCGAAGGCGCAGGTCACTTCTTCGAAGAGCCGCATATGGACACGTTGATCACCTCGACCAGCGACTATGTGAAACGCCGTCTGACGGAATCCACGCGCTGA
- a CDS encoding Rrf2 family transcriptional regulator, which produces MKLSTKGRYAMVALADIALQPEGSLVSLGDIAERQSVSLPYLEQLFVKLRRAELVTSVRGPGGGYRLARSPVDIRVVDVLAAVDETVDAMHKGAGASGGLSGSRAQSLTNRLWQGLSAHVYVFLHQTRLSDVVENELAPCPAVPTLFAVVDET; this is translated from the coding sequence ATGAAGCTATCTACCAAAGGGCGTTATGCCATGGTCGCTTTGGCCGATATTGCGTTGCAGCCCGAAGGGTCGCTTGTGTCGCTGGGTGACATTGCCGAACGGCAGTCAGTGTCTTTGCCCTATCTGGAACAATTGTTCGTCAAACTGCGGCGCGCCGAACTTGTGACCTCAGTGCGCGGCCCCGGCGGAGGATACCGTTTGGCGCGTTCGCCAGTTGATATTCGGGTGGTCGATGTTTTGGCCGCTGTGGATGAGACTGTGGACGCGATGCACAAAGGGGCAGGCGCCTCTGGTGGCTTGTCGGGAAGCCGTGCGCAATCACTGACCAACCGCCTCTGGCAAGGGTTGAGCGCGCATGTCTATGTTTTCCTGCATCAAACGCGTTTGTCAGATGTGGTTGAGAATGAATTGGCCCCATGCCCTGCGGTGCCGACCCTCTTTGCCGTGGTGGATGAGACGTGA
- a CDS encoding aminotransferase class V-fold PLP-dependent enzyme: protein MIAAMDLPGNPSSVHAEGRAAKAMVERARAQVAGLVGCDPVDVIFTSGATEAAALAASLGARVVTSAVEHDAVLSWGQADRLGVDAKGIWDGDLSIAEGADVVALQAANSETGVLQQTMPLAQQCWAMESTPYVLVDAVQAVGKTSFKMATSGADFILVSAHKLGGPKGIGALIVKRGIDVAAQLRGGGQEMGRRSGTENIPGIAGFGAAAEAAAADVAAGRWEEVAQLRDLLEVTLADASKLTTSVGKDAPRLPNTSCIISPGWKGETQVMQMDLAGFAISAGSACSSGKVRASAVLRAMGFDETQAASAIRVSLGLQTTREDVLRFATSWTAKMKKHETRAA, encoded by the coding sequence ATGATCGCGGCGATGGACCTGCCCGGCAACCCGTCTTCGGTCCATGCCGAAGGCCGCGCGGCCAAAGCCATGGTCGAGCGTGCGCGCGCGCAGGTGGCGGGGTTGGTGGGCTGCGATCCGGTTGATGTGATCTTTACCTCTGGTGCCACCGAAGCGGCTGCACTGGCCGCCTCTTTGGGCGCGCGGGTGGTCACATCGGCAGTAGAACATGACGCGGTCCTGTCGTGGGGGCAGGCGGATCGACTGGGTGTCGATGCCAAGGGCATCTGGGACGGTGATCTCAGCATTGCCGAAGGGGCCGATGTGGTGGCCCTTCAGGCCGCCAATAGCGAGACGGGTGTGCTGCAACAGACCATGCCGCTGGCGCAACAATGTTGGGCGATGGAAAGCACGCCTTATGTGCTGGTTGATGCGGTGCAGGCGGTTGGGAAAACTTCGTTCAAAATGGCCACATCGGGCGCGGATTTCATCCTCGTCTCTGCCCATAAACTGGGCGGGCCGAAAGGCATAGGTGCGCTGATCGTCAAGCGGGGCATCGATGTGGCTGCGCAATTGCGCGGCGGTGGACAAGAGATGGGCCGCCGTTCGGGCACCGAGAATATCCCCGGCATCGCAGGCTTTGGCGCGGCAGCAGAAGCGGCTGCGGCAGATGTGGCTGCGGGTCGTTGGGAAGAGGTGGCACAGCTTCGTGATTTGCTGGAAGTGACCCTTGCGGACGCCTCAAAGTTGACTACTTCTGTAGGAAAAGACGCGCCGCGTCTGCCCAACACTTCCTGCATCATCTCGCCCGGCTGGAAAGGTGAGACGCAGGTCATGCAGATGGACCTTGCAGGTTTTGCCATCTCCGCAGGATCGGCCTGTTCCAGCGGCAAGGTACGCGCCAGTGCCGTATTGCGCGCCATGGGCTTTGATGAAACACAGGCCGCCAGCGCGATCCGGGTGTCGCTGGGCCTGCAAACCACCCGGGAAGATGTCTTGCGGTTCGCGACAAGCTGGACCGCAAAAATGAAAAAGCACGAAACGCGGGCCGCCTGA
- the sufB gene encoding Fe-S cluster assembly protein SufB → MTLKENDGVKEGVDQETVDAVREVGGKYKYGWSTDIEMEYAPKGLTPDIVRLISEKNEEPEWMTEWRLAAYDRWLTKKEPDWAMIDYPEIDFQDQYYYARPKSMAEKPKSLDDVDPKLLDTYKKLGIPLKEQMILAGVEGAEDAPAEGRKVAVDAVFDSVSVGTTFQEELKKAGVIFCSISEAIREHPELVRKYLGSVVPVSDNFYATLNSAVFSDGSFVYVPPGVRCPMELSTYFRINAENTGQFERTLIIADKGSYVSYLEGCTAPQRDESQLHAAVVEIIIEEDAEVKYSTVQNWYPGDEDGKGGIYNFVTKRADCRGDRAKVMWTQVETGSAVTWKYPSCILRGDDSQGEFYSIAIANNMQQADTGTKMVHLGKRTKSRIVSKGISAGKAQNTYRGLVSMHPKAKESRNYTQCDSLLIGSECGAHTVPYIEVKNNSSRVEHEATTSKVDDDQMFYCRSRGMDEEEAVALVVNGFCKDVLQALPMEFAMEAQALVAISLEGSVG, encoded by the coding sequence ATGACCCTCAAAGAGAATGACGGCGTCAAAGAAGGCGTTGACCAGGAAACCGTGGATGCCGTGCGCGAAGTCGGCGGCAAATACAAATACGGTTGGTCCACCGACATCGAAATGGAATACGCCCCAAAAGGGCTGACGCCAGACATCGTGCGGCTGATCTCGGAAAAGAACGAAGAGCCGGAGTGGATGACCGAATGGCGTCTGGCAGCTTATGATCGTTGGTTGACCAAGAAAGAACCCGATTGGGCGATGATCGACTACCCTGAGATCGATTTTCAGGACCAGTATTACTATGCTCGCCCCAAAAGCATGGCGGAAAAACCCAAGTCTTTGGATGACGTCGATCCCAAGCTCTTGGACACCTACAAGAAACTTGGCATCCCGCTGAAAGAGCAGATGATCTTGGCCGGTGTTGAAGGTGCTGAGGATGCGCCAGCAGAAGGCCGCAAGGTGGCCGTGGATGCGGTGTTCGATTCCGTTTCTGTCGGCACGACCTTTCAGGAAGAGCTGAAGAAGGCTGGCGTGATCTTTTGCTCGATCTCTGAGGCAATCCGCGAGCATCCTGAATTGGTGCGCAAGTACCTCGGATCGGTCGTGCCCGTGTCGGACAACTTCTATGCGACGCTGAACTCGGCGGTCTTTTCCGACGGCTCCTTCGTTTATGTCCCACCGGGCGTGCGCTGCCCGATGGAGCTCTCTACCTATTTCCGCATCAACGCCGAGAACACCGGTCAGTTCGAGCGGACTTTGATCATCGCGGACAAAGGCTCTTACGTGTCCTACCTTGAAGGGTGCACCGCACCGCAGCGTGACGAGAGCCAGCTGCACGCCGCTGTGGTTGAGATCATCATCGAAGAAGACGCCGAGGTGAAATATTCCACCGTTCAAAACTGGTACCCCGGTGACGAAGACGGCAAGGGCGGCATCTATAACTTCGTGACCAAACGTGCCGACTGTCGCGGCGACCGCGCCAAGGTGATGTGGACGCAGGTCGAAACCGGCTCCGCCGTGACCTGGAAATACCCCTCCTGCATCCTGCGCGGCGACGACAGCCAAGGCGAGTTCTATTCCATTGCCATCGCGAACAACATGCAGCAGGCCGATACCGGCACCAAGATGGTCCACCTCGGTAAACGCACCAAGTCGCGCATTGTGTCCAAGGGTATCTCTGCCGGTAAGGCACAGAACACCTATCGCGGTTTGGTGTCGATGCACCCTAAGGCCAAGGAATCGCGCAACTATACCCAGTGTGACAGCTTGCTGATCGGCTCTGAATGTGGGGCGCATACTGTGCCTTACATCGAGGTCAAGAATAACAGCAGCCGGGTGGAGCATGAGGCGACCACGTCTAAGGTAGATGACGATCAGATGTTCTACTGCCGCTCGCGCGGTATGGACGAAGAAGAGGCCGTGGCACTGGTGGTGAACGGTTTCTGCAAGGACGTTCTACAGGCGCTGCCGATGGAATTTGCCATGGAAGCCCAAGCGCTTGTGGCGATCTCGCTGGAAGGCTCTGTCGGCTGA
- the sufC gene encoding Fe-S cluster assembly ATPase SufC — MLSIKNLHVKLEEEDKQILKGVDLEVEAGKVHAIMGPNGSGKSTLSYVLSGKDGYEVTDGSATLEGNDLLDLEPEERAAAGLFLAFQYPVEIPGVGNMTFLRTAVNAQRKARGEEEMSAADFLKEIRAKAKDLKIDADMLKRPVNMGFSGGEKKRNEILQMAMLAPKMCILDETDSGLDVDAMKLVAEGVNALRTEGRGFLVITHYQRLLDHIKPDVVHIMSDGRIIKTGGPELALEVENNGYADILAEVA; from the coding sequence ATGCTGAGCATCAAAAACCTGCACGTGAAACTGGAAGAAGAGGACAAGCAAATCCTCAAAGGCGTCGACTTGGAAGTCGAAGCCGGTAAGGTGCATGCGATCATGGGGCCGAACGGCTCGGGCAAATCGACACTGAGCTATGTGCTTTCCGGCAAAGACGGCTATGAGGTGACCGACGGTTCCGCAACGCTGGAAGGCAATGATCTGCTTGATCTGGAGCCAGAAGAGCGTGCCGCGGCTGGCCTGTTTTTGGCCTTTCAATATCCGGTCGAAATTCCCGGTGTTGGCAACATGACCTTCCTACGGACTGCCGTAAACGCACAGCGTAAAGCGCGTGGCGAAGAGGAAATGTCGGCGGCTGACTTCCTTAAGGAAATCCGCGCGAAGGCGAAGGATCTGAAAATCGACGCCGATATGCTGAAACGCCCCGTGAACATGGGCTTCTCGGGCGGCGAGAAAAAGCGCAACGAAATTCTTCAGATGGCGATGCTCGCGCCCAAGATGTGCATCTTGGACGAAACCGACTCCGGGCTTGACGTTGACGCGATGAAGCTGGTCGCCGAAGGCGTCAACGCACTGCGTACCGAAGGCCGTGGTTTTCTTGTGATCACGCACTATCAGCGTCTTCTGGACCACATCAAACCCGATGTCGTGCACATCATGTCCGATGGCCGCATCATCAAGACCGGTGGCCCTGAGCTTGCGCTTGAAGTCGAAAACAACGGTTACGCCGACATCCTCGCCGAGGTGGCGTAA
- the sufD gene encoding Fe-S cluster assembly protein SufD, which yields MAEAKLQETPTEAMIASLDMPQGGWAQAAREDALARVRTMGLPQRRDEYWKFTRPDTLTQAEPVPAAIFDHGDAPLFDDTERLRIVFVDGVFDAEASDDLSLEGVSIERLAAANSDLHWARDLYGTLEKNGQTPVARPLAALNTAYASDGVLIHVTGTPSKPINLVYHHKSETSDAMLHHVVKLDKGAEVTLLENGPAAARFNTVLEVEVADTARFHHVRAQGRDHERRAATHLFTRLGTESLFKSFTVTVNGAMTRNECVIELTGDDASAHVAGACVGDGDFHHDDTVFITHDAVNCESRQVYKKVLRNGATGVFQGKILVKEGAQKTDGYQISQSLLLDGDSQFLAKPELEIYADDVACSHGSTSGAIDEEALFYLRARGVSHAEATDLLTLAFLAEAVEEIEAEGLREEINGRLSSWLERRSS from the coding sequence ATGGCCGAAGCAAAACTCCAAGAAACCCCGACCGAGGCGATGATCGCATCCCTCGATATGCCGCAGGGTGGCTGGGCGCAGGCGGCGCGTGAAGACGCGCTGGCGCGTGTGCGCACAATGGGCTTGCCACAACGCCGTGATGAGTATTGGAAGTTCACACGCCCCGATACGCTGACACAAGCCGAACCTGTTCCGGCTGCGATCTTTGATCACGGTGATGCGCCGCTGTTCGATGATACCGAGCGTTTGCGTATTGTTTTTGTGGATGGGGTCTTCGACGCCGAAGCCTCCGACGATCTGTCGCTCGAAGGTGTCAGCATTGAACGGCTCGCGGCGGCGAACAGTGATCTGCATTGGGCGCGTGACCTCTATGGGACGCTGGAAAAGAACGGCCAGACCCCAGTCGCACGCCCACTTGCAGCACTGAACACGGCCTACGCCAGTGATGGTGTTTTGATCCATGTGACAGGCACGCCAAGCAAGCCGATCAATCTGGTTTATCACCATAAGTCAGAAACTTCTGATGCGATGTTACACCACGTGGTAAAGCTCGACAAAGGGGCCGAAGTGACCCTGTTGGAGAACGGACCCGCAGCGGCACGTTTCAACACCGTTTTGGAAGTCGAAGTCGCCGATACCGCGCGCTTCCACCATGTGCGCGCACAAGGGCGTGACCACGAACGGCGCGCTGCGACGCATCTCTTCACCCGTCTCGGCACCGAGTCCTTGTTCAAAAGCTTTACCGTCACCGTTAACGGCGCGATGACGCGCAATGAATGCGTGATCGAATTGACGGGCGATGATGCGTCGGCGCATGTGGCAGGCGCCTGTGTTGGTGATGGCGATTTTCACCATGACGACACGGTCTTCATCACCCATGACGCGGTGAATTGCGAAAGCCGTCAGGTCTATAAAAAGGTGCTGCGCAACGGGGCGACGGGCGTGTTTCAAGGCAAGATCCTTGTTAAAGAAGGCGCGCAGAAAACGGATGGTTATCAGATCAGCCAATCGCTGCTGCTGGATGGTGACAGCCAGTTCCTTGCCAAGCCTGAGCTTGAGATCTACGCCGATGATGTCGCCTGTTCGCACGGCTCGACCTCGGGCGCGATCGACGAAGAGGCGTTGTTTTACCTCCGCGCGCGCGGTGTGTCTCATGCCGAAGCGACCGATCTTTTGACGCTCGCCTTCCTTGCCGAAGCGGTTGAGGAAATCGAAGCCGAAGGCCTGCGCGAAGAGATCAATGGGCGTCTCAGCTCTTGGTTGGAGCGTCGTAGCAGCTGA
- a CDS encoding YIP1 family protein: protein MAVTSDIVATYRGPGTVMSGLLAQGRNEVRVLMFALMAGLLIFVALSPYQARAAHLDPEGPLSVRQYWSAFFWIFLMPLLLYAFAAMVWVISRVAGQQLTGYAVRLTLVWSLLASAPILLLLGLALGFIGPGVQAQIVGAVWLAVFFWFWVSGLLAAQRG, encoded by the coding sequence ATGGCTGTTACCAGCGATATCGTTGCGACCTATCGCGGCCCCGGCACAGTGATGTCGGGGCTGCTTGCGCAGGGCCGTAACGAGGTGCGCGTGTTGATGTTCGCGCTGATGGCGGGGCTGCTGATCTTCGTGGCACTGTCGCCTTATCAAGCGCGGGCGGCGCATCTTGATCCTGAAGGGCCGCTTTCGGTTCGGCAGTATTGGAGCGCGTTTTTCTGGATATTTTTGATGCCGCTGTTGCTTTATGCATTTGCGGCAATGGTTTGGGTGATCAGCCGTGTCGCGGGTCAACAGCTCACAGGTTACGCGGTGCGGCTGACCTTGGTCTGGTCGCTGCTGGCCTCTGCGCCAATCCTGTTGCTGCTGGGCCTTGCGCTTGGTTTCATCGGGCCGGGGGTCCAAGCGCAGATCGTGGGCGCGGTTTGGTTGGCTGTGTTCTTTTGGTTCTGGGTCTCGGGCCTGCTTGCGGCACAGCGGGGCTAG
- a CDS encoding YIP1 family protein, with the protein MNSAALIPLVQTTLRNPRAAAGLIAALQLSREVIWTALALVAALNALVISAMFAIAPPAIALPSYFQSPLVLFALLGGLMVLYVHALSWVGRAMGGQGTIEPLLAAVVWLQALRLCAQLGILLLTVALPPLALLASFVVTFWGLWILLNFVAELLQLPGLFHAAAVLAGAALGVLLGLGLLLSLIGLTAQGV; encoded by the coding sequence ATGAACAGTGCAGCCTTGATCCCACTTGTGCAAACCACCCTGCGCAACCCACGCGCAGCGGCGGGTCTGATCGCGGCCCTCCAACTTAGCCGAGAGGTCATCTGGACAGCATTGGCCTTGGTTGCGGCGCTCAATGCGCTGGTGATCTCGGCCATGTTCGCCATTGCGCCGCCTGCCATTGCTCTGCCCAGTTACTTTCAATCACCACTTGTCCTCTTCGCGCTGTTGGGAGGGCTGATGGTGCTCTATGTCCATGCATTGTCGTGGGTTGGGCGCGCGATGGGCGGGCAGGGTACGATTGAACCCCTCTTGGCCGCTGTGGTTTGGCTACAGGCGCTGCGGCTTTGTGCGCAGTTGGGGATTTTGCTGCTAACGGTCGCCCTGCCGCCGTTGGCTTTGCTGGCCTCTTTTGTGGTCACATTCTGGGGCCTTTGGATCTTGCTTAATTTCGTCGCCGAGCTGCTGCAGTTGCCGGGGCTTTTTCATGCGGCCGCTGTGCTGGCAGGTGCCGCGCTTGGGGTTCTGTTGGGCCTCGGCCTCTTGCTGTCTTTGATCGGGCTCACCGCCCAAGGAGTTTAA